The Bacteroidales bacterium WCE2004 nucleotide sequence TCATCGGAGCGTCCGTGAGGACGAGCATCAGGCGCTCTGCGGGGTCGTGGTAGAGGAAGGGGACCTTGACCAGGTTGGCCGTGCCGCAATAGGGGCAGCTCCAGGTGAAGAGCTCCCCGCTCCGGACCTTTTCCTTGAGCTCCGGAGAAGTGGCGGCGTTGACGCTCTGCGGCACGCTGACGCTATGTTCCGCTCCGCAATGGGAGCATCTCGCAATGATATCAGACATTGAAAAGGAAGTGCATGATGTCGCCGTCCTGGACTACATAGTCCTTGCCTTCGATGCCCATCTTGCCGGCGGCGCGGACGGCGGCCTCGGTCTTGTACTGCACGAAGTCGTCGTACTTGATCACCTCGGCGCGGATGAAGCCCTTCTCGAAGTCGGAGTGGATGACGCCGGCGGCCTTGGGGGCCTTGTCGCCGCGATGGATGGTCCAGGCGCGGCACTCGTCGGCGCCGGCCGTGAAGAAGGTCTGCAGGCCCAGGAGGTGGTAGGCGGCCTGGATGAGGCGGACCACGCCGGACTCCTTCAGGCCCATCTCCTCGAGGAACATCTGGCGGTCGTCGTAGTCCTCCATCTCGGCGATCTCGGACTCCGTGCGGGCGGAGATGACCAGGATCTCGGCGTGCTCGTCCTTGACGGCCTCGCGGACGGCGTCCACATATTTGTTGCCGTTGACCACGGAGGCGTCGTCGACGTTGCAGACGTACATCACGGGCTTGTTGGTAAGCAGGAAAAGGTCGTGCGCCAGGGCTGCCTCCTCGTCGTTGAGCAGCGCGACGCTGCGGCAGGACTTGCCCTGCTCCAGGGCGGCCTTGTAGCGGGTCAGGAGCGCGGCGAGCTTGGCCGCCTGCTTGTCGCCCGCCTTGCCGGCCTTGTCGGCCTTGCCCAGGCGCGCCTCGACCGTCTCGAGGTCCTTGATCTGGAGCTCCAGGTCCACGACTTCCTTGTCGCGGACAGGATCCACGGAGCCGTCCACGTGGACGACGTTGCCGTCGTCGAAGCAGCGCAGGACGTGCAGGATGGCGTCGCACTCGCGGATGTTGGCCAGGAACTGGTTGCCGAGGCCCTCGCCGCGGCTGGCACCGCGCACCAGACCGGCGATGTCGACGATGTCGACCGTGGCCGGGATCGTGCGCTGGGGCTTGCAGATCTCGGAAAGCACCTCCAGACGCTTGTCCGGGACGTTGGTGGAGCCGAGGTTGGGTTCGATCGTGCAGAACGGGAAATTGGCGCTTTGCGCGCCTCCGGAGCTGACGCAGTTGAAGAGGGTGGATTTGCCGACGTTCGGCAGTCCGACTATACCGCACTTAAGGGACATGTTCAATCAAATTTATCGGTGCAAATTTACGCAATTTTCGCCATATTCGCAGAATGAAACGAACTATGATACTTCTTCTGCTGATGGCCGTATTGTCTGCCGGCGCATCCGCACAGGACAGGGATTCTCTCCTTGTCGTCTTTTGGAATCTCGAGAATTTCTTCGACTACCGTTCCGACAACAAACCGCAATACTGGACCAAGGGCCGCTTCCAGGCGAAATGCGACGGCGTGGCCAAGACGCTGCTGCGCATCGCGGACCGCTACGGGCGGCTGCCGGACGCGGTCGGCTTCGCCGAAGTCGAGAACGCCCGCGTGCTGCGCCGCCTGCTGGAAGAGACGGCGCTGCGCAAGTTGGACTACCGCATCGTACATTTCGACTCCCCCGACCCGCGCGGCATCGACTGCGCGCTGCTCTGCCGGCGCTCCACGCTGCCGCTGCGCGCAGGCGCGGCGCGGCACGTGCGCGACAGCGCCGGGGCCGTGCTGCCCACGCGCGACATCCTGCTCGCGCAGTTCGACAGCCTCGCGATCCTGGTCAACCACCACCCCTCGCAGCTGGGCGGCAAGGCGGACCGGCGCGAGCGGGCGCGGGCCACGATGCGGGCGCTGACGGACTCGCTCCGCGCCGCCGGCCCGCACCGCGTCCTGGCCATCGGCGACTTCAACCAGGACCTGTGGCCGGACGCGCCGGGCGGGACGTTGAAGTACAACGGCCGCTGGGAGAAGATCGACGGGCATTTCGCCGAAGGCTTCTCCGCCGTGCGCGAGGAGATCTTCGCCGACCCGACGCTGCTGCAGCCCGACGCCGCGTTCGGCGGCACCAAGCCGCGCCGCACCTTCGTCGGACCGCGCTACACGGGCGGAATCAGCGACCACCTGCCTATTGTCATTATTGCGAAATTTTGATACATTTGTGATTGCGACAATTAAAAAGAACCTCATAATTATGGACATGCAGACCAGAATCCACGAGAAATTCCTCGCGACCTTCGGCGAAGGCGGCACGATGTACGCCGCCGCCGGGCGGATCAACCTCATCGGCGAGCACACCGACTACAACGGCGGCTACGTCTTCCCCGGCGCCATCGACAAGGGCATCATAGCCGAGATCAAGCTCAACGGAAGCGACCGTGTCCACCTCCACTCGATGGACTACGACGCCACGACTTCCTTCGGCCTGGGCGAAGAGGACAAGCCCGAAGAACCCTGGGCCCGCTATGTCTTCGGCGTCTGCCGGGAGACCGCCAAGCGCGGCGGCCGCGTCGCCGGCTTCGACGCCGTCTTCGCGGGCGACGTGCCCCTCGGCGCCGGCCTCTCCTCCTCCGCCGCCCTCGAGAGCTGCTTCGCCTTCGCGCTCAACGACCTCTTCCAGAACGGCATCGACAAGTTCGAACTCGCCCGGATCGGCCAGAGCACGGAGCACAACTACTGCGGCGTGATGTGCGGCATCATGGACCAGTTCGCCTCCTGCTTCGGCAAGGCCGGCAGCCTGATCCGTCTCAACTGCAAGACCCTCGAATACAAATATTTCCCCTTCGACCCGAAGGGCTACCGGCTCGTCCTGGTGGACTCCTGCGTGAAGCACGAGCTCGCCTCCTCGGCCTACAACTTCCGGCGCCAGA carries:
- a CDS encoding Endonuclease/Exonuclease/phosphatase family protein, with the translated sequence MILLLLMAVLSAGASAQDRDSLLVVFWNLENFFDYRSDNKPQYWTKGRFQAKCDGVAKTLLRIADRYGRLPDAVGFAEVENARVLRRLLEETALRKLDYRIVHFDSPDPRGIDCALLCRRSTLPLRAGAARHVRDSAGAVLPTRDILLAQFDSLAILVNHHPSQLGGKADRRERARATMRALTDSLRAAGPHRVLAIGDFNQDLWPDAPGGTLKYNGRWEKIDGHFAEGFSAVREEIFADPTLLQPDAAFGGTKPRRTFVGPRYTGGISDHLPIVIIAKF
- a CDS encoding galactokinase, with amino-acid sequence MDMQTRIHEKFLATFGEGGTMYAAAGRINLIGEHTDYNGGYVFPGAIDKGIIAEIKLNGSDRVHLHSMDYDATTSFGLGEEDKPEEPWARYVFGVCRETAKRGGRVAGFDAVFAGDVPLGAGLSSSAALESCFAFALNDLFQNGIDKFELARIGQSTEHNYCGVMCGIMDQFASCFGKAGSLIRLNCKTLEYKYFPFDPKGYRLVLVDSCVKHELASSAYNFRRQSCERAAAAIKKNHPEIDFLSDCKRVWLDEVRDEISSEDFIRAEYVIGEVQRVLDVCDALERGDYETVGEMMYQTHFGLSKLYEVSCEELDFLNRLARRLGVAGSRVMGGGFGGCTINLVQDELYLPFVAAAKAEFTLKFGHAPKIYDVVISDGARRL